One window from the genome of Moorena sp. SIOASIH encodes:
- a CDS encoding SdrD B-like domain-containing protein — MIVINDSDNSNSQPVIPEPNPNDPTGSIGDYVWLDSNRDGLQNEPPENGVNGVTVNLFDINGNLIQTTTTNDDNNENPGFYLFENIPDDLSTRYTLEFVAPQGFTFTTQNNDPRLFIDSDSPIDSDVDPNTGRVTIGPITRFLPEGIDQLVWDAGLVPVKSGTTGTPGDDKLIGTRGNDHISGGKGNDTIAGGRGNDTLSGDGGKDVIKGGAGKDVLDGGTGRDIITGGRGNDTINGGGGKDRLVGGRGNDHITGGGGDDRINGGRGSDTLVGGAGHDDFLFTKGSSFRHGDVDVIEDFEVGADLIKLKGFGAIDPQKWFNRAVASGILSDSDKGVVLSPKTGGTLVIEDVELDQLSGDNFHLV, encoded by the coding sequence ATGATAGTAATCAACGATAGCGACAATTCCAATTCACAACCAGTAATACCAGAACCAAACCCGAATGACCCTACTGGTTCTATTGGCGATTATGTTTGGTTAGACAGCAACAGAGATGGTCTCCAAAATGAGCCTCCTGAAAATGGTGTGAATGGGGTTACTGTTAATCTCTTCGACATCAACGGTAACTTAATCCAAACTACTACTACCAATGACGATAATAATGAGAATCCTGGGTTCTATCTGTTTGAGAATATCCCGGATGACCTTTCTACTCGTTATACCCTGGAATTTGTTGCGCCCCAAGGGTTTACCTTTACTACCCAAAATAACGACCCACGGCTGTTCATTGATAGCGATAGTCCGATAGATAGTGATGTTGATCCCAATACCGGTCGTGTCACTATCGGTCCGATCACCCGATTTTTACCGGAAGGGATTGACCAATTGGTGTGGGATGCTGGTCTGGTGCCAGTTAAATCAGGGACAACTGGTACCCCAGGGGATGACAAACTGATTGGTACTCGTGGTAATGACCACATTAGTGGTGGAAAAGGTAACGATACGATTGCCGGTGGTCGTGGTAATGATACCCTCTCCGGGGATGGAGGCAAGGATGTAATTAAAGGGGGTGCTGGTAAGGATGTGCTTGATGGTGGCACTGGTCGTGACATCATTACCGGTGGTCGTGGTAATGACACGATTAATGGTGGTGGTGGTAAGGATCGGTTAGTGGGTGGTCGTGGTAATGATCACATCACCGGTGGTGGTGGTGATGACAGGATTAATGGTGGTCGTGGTAGTGATACGTTAGTTGGTGGTGCTGGTCATGATGACTTTTTGTTTACTAAGGGCAGTAGCTTCCGCCACGGTGATGTGGATGTGATCGAAGACTTTGAAGTTGGTGCAGATCTGATTAAATTGAAGGGCTTTGGTGCCATTGATCCTCAAAAGTGGTTTAACAGAGCAGTAGCGTCTGGTATCCTATCTGATAGTGACAAGGGTGTTGTGCTTTCTCCTAAAACTGGTGGAACCCTTGTGATTGAGGATGTGGAGCTAGATCAACTCAGTGGTGACAATTTTCATTTGGTTTAG
- a CDS encoding tetratricopeptide repeat protein, whose protein sequence is MDEQRIQAYLNLIQQLLTCPSGEEVQILESNRELVDAELLDLMAAVAEELAADGDQNAAEFLGSIRNQLLEIILESPTFANPSSQNYLEFLIKVLLATHKSKGDPKVVYPLLEANLDKLDDKFIDILQTWASAKLSELEPEKGEDIARVIGQFSILIKQFTLGNKANNMEIAIAGYETILTVFSRESNPQNWATIQNNLGIAYSNRIRGDQADNLELAIEAYQLALSVYTKPDFPEDWARTQYNLGYAYSNRIGGDQADNLELAIAAYQLALSVYTKPDFPEHWARIQYNLGIAYSDRIRGDKADNLELAIEAYQLALSVHTKPDFPQDWARIQYNLGIAYSDRIGGDQADNLELAIEAYQLALSVYTKPDFPEHWASTQHNLGYAYSERIRGDKADNLERAIEAYQLALSVYTKEDFPQAWASTQYSLGNAYSNRIGGDQADNLERAIEAYQLALSVYTKEDFPQAWAITQIILGYAYSKRIGGDQADNLERAIEAYQLALSVYTKPDFPQAWAITQNNLGNAYSKRILGNSAENLEKAIASYQNASEIYTCEDFHEHWADVQRNIGRLLVQQGSWYDGLSRLEQSLPIYRQTENLEALADSVYHIARTHHLIMNLDKARMNYRDALRIYNHLNNQPGIAICKTGLGMLMISIGFIDDARQELTQAYEICHTIKDNQGIDNIQQLLQVINKIKAKP, encoded by the coding sequence ATGGACGAACAAAGAATACAAGCATACCTCAACTTGATCCAGCAACTGCTAACTTGTCCCAGCGGTGAAGAAGTTCAAATTCTTGAGAGCAACCGCGAGTTAGTGGATGCAGAGTTATTGGATCTAATGGCAGCAGTAGCAGAAGAACTAGCAGCCGATGGCGACCAAAACGCTGCTGAATTTTTAGGCAGTATCAGGAATCAGCTTTTAGAGATAATTTTAGAATCCCCTACCTTTGCTAATCCTTCATCCCAAAACTATCTGGAATTCTTGATCAAGGTATTGCTAGCAACTCACAAAAGCAAAGGCGACCCCAAAGTTGTCTACCCACTCCTGGAAGCAAACCTAGACAAACTCGATGATAAATTTATCGATATCCTGCAAACCTGGGCAAGTGCTAAACTCTCAGAATTGGAACCAGAAAAAGGAGAAGACATTGCTAGAGTTATTGGGCAATTCAGCATCCTGATCAAGCAGTTTACTCTGGGCAATAAAGCCAATAACATGGAAATTGCTATTGCTGGTTACGAAACGATACTAACAGTTTTTTCCCGTGAGAGTAACCCGCAAAATTGGGCAACGATTCAAAATAACCTGGGCATTGCCTACAGTAACAGAATCCGTGGAGATCAAGCTGATAATCTTGAACTTGCTATAGAAGCATACCAACTAGCATTGTCCGTTTATACCAAACCAGACTTCCCCGAAGATTGGGCAAGGACTCAATATAACCTGGGCTATGCCTACAGTAACAGAATCGGTGGAGATCAAGCTGATAATCTTGAACTTGCTATTGCAGCATACCAACTAGCGTTGTCAGTTTATACCAAACCAGACTTCCCCGAACATTGGGCAAGGATTCAATATAACCTGGGCATTGCCTACAGTGACAGAATCCGTGGAGATAAAGCTGATAATCTTGAACTTGCTATAGAAGCATACCAACTAGCTTTATCCGTTCATACTAAACCAGACTTTCCCCAAGATTGGGCAAGGATTCAATATAACCTGGGCATTGCCTACAGTGACAGAATCGGTGGAGATCAAGCTGATAATCTTGAACTTGCTATAGAAGCATACCAATTAGCATTGTCCGTTTATACCAAACCAGACTTCCCCGAACATTGGGCAAGCACTCAACACAACCTGGGCTATGCCTACAGTGAGAGAATCCGTGGAGATAAAGCTGATAATCTCGAACGTGCTATAGAAGCATACCAATTAGCATTGTCCGTTTATACCAAAGAAGACTTCCCCCAAGCTTGGGCAAGCACTCAATATAGCCTGGGCAATGCCTACAGTAACAGAATCGGTGGAGATCAAGCTGATAATCTAGAACGTGCTATAGAAGCATACCAACTAGCATTGTCCGTTTATACCAAAGAAGACTTCCCCCAAGCTTGGGCAATTACTCAAATCATCCTGGGCTATGCCTACAGTAAGAGAATCGGTGGAGATCAAGCTGATAATCTAGAACGTGCTATAGAAGCATACCAACTAGCATTGTCCGTTTATACCAAACCAGACTTCCCCCAAGCTTGGGCAATTACTCAAAATAACCTGGGCAATGCCTACAGTAAGCGCATACTCGGAAATAGTGCAGAGAATCTGGAAAAAGCGATCGCATCCTATCAAAATGCCTCAGAAATCTACACCTGTGAAGACTTTCACGAACATTGGGCAGACGTTCAACGTAATATTGGTAGACTGCTGGTTCAGCAAGGAAGCTGGTATGATGGATTATCCCGCTTAGAGCAAAGTCTCCCGATCTATCGCCAAACCGAAAACCTAGAAGCCCTTGCGGATTCAGTATACCACATTGCCCGCACCCATCATTTAATCATGAACCTAGACAAAGCCCGGATGAATTACCGGGACGCTCTCCGCATCTACAATCATCTCAATAATCAACCAGGAATCGCTATCTGCAAAACGGGATTAGGCATGCTGATGATTTCTATTGGATTTATCGACGATGCTAGACAAGAACTAACCCAAGCTTATGAAATTTGTCATACAATTAAGGATAACCAAGGAATTGATAATATTCAACAACTACTCCAAGTAATTAACAAAATTAAAGCCAAGCCATAG
- a CDS encoding AAA family ATPase has product MSEADQLWDETDEIFTSWNLEEIPFSESASSLGSNLDQVFTGRTQELKQIFNLLRGRERKRILVYGSVGIGKTAFILEVLSVLQRKSKDTLVTYISLPFETDLATAALIALARHMPEDEWAQQLLNNMGLMSESTRKTKTKLDVKIPMVGGSIEAEAKPVNAPKFPTLTFQDLLERALEKYSRVVIAIDDLDKQDPAKVRQLLHDAQGMLKGDAWFILTGHPSGLTRDLLISERGLFDLALEITALDQSTTYQMLINYLASARIRETNKDESNPDAVHPFTLETARNLCAHSQGIPRWFNRIANYVLLKAADLQAETITPDVFQQGLEYVSQKLRGQSELTPEDYYVLDLVLEKGVLSDENVTMDDLKRLKAQQFTQVLPILDKLIQFDLVRRLPTDKAAAYQGNPILLPPSEQSDEEE; this is encoded by the coding sequence ATGAGTGAAGCCGATCAACTTTGGGATGAAACCGACGAAATTTTTACTAGCTGGAATCTTGAAGAAATTCCTTTTTCTGAAAGTGCTTCCAGCTTGGGGTCAAACCTAGATCAAGTTTTCACAGGTCGCACCCAGGAGTTAAAGCAGATATTTAATTTATTGCGGGGTCGCGAACGGAAGCGGATATTAGTCTACGGTTCCGTTGGTATTGGTAAAACAGCATTTATTTTAGAAGTCTTGAGCGTCTTACAACGAAAAAGTAAAGATACTCTCGTTACCTATATTAGTCTACCCTTTGAAACTGATTTAGCAACTGCTGCTTTGATTGCCCTAGCCCGACATATGCCAGAGGATGAGTGGGCGCAACAACTGTTAAACAACATGGGATTGATGAGTGAATCGACTCGCAAAACCAAGACCAAACTTGATGTAAAAATTCCAATGGTTGGGGGAAGTATTGAAGCGGAAGCTAAACCGGTTAATGCCCCAAAGTTTCCCACTCTCACCTTTCAAGACTTATTGGAAAGAGCCCTAGAAAAGTATAGTCGTGTGGTGATTGCTATCGATGATTTAGATAAACAAGACCCAGCTAAGGTGCGTCAACTATTGCACGATGCTCAAGGGATGCTGAAAGGTGATGCTTGGTTTATTTTGACTGGGCATCCTTCCGGGTTGACTCGGGATTTGTTGATCTCTGAACGAGGGTTATTTGATTTAGCCTTAGAGATTACAGCATTAGACCAATCCACCACTTATCAAATGTTAATTAACTATCTCGCTAGCGCCCGGATTAGAGAAACCAACAAAGACGAAAGTAATCCTGATGCGGTTCATCCCTTCACTCTAGAAACCGCTAGAAATCTGTGCGCACATTCCCAGGGGATACCCCGTTGGTTTAATCGTATTGCTAATTATGTATTACTGAAAGCAGCAGATTTACAAGCAGAAACGATTACACCAGACGTCTTTCAGCAAGGTTTAGAGTATGTCAGTCAGAAACTGCGCGGTCAGTCAGAATTAACTCCTGAAGATTACTATGTCCTTGACTTAGTTTTAGAAAAAGGAGTGCTATCCGATGAAAACGTAACCATGGATGACCTCAAGCGTCTTAAAGCTCAACAGTTTACTCAAGTTTTACCGATTTTAGATAAATTAATCCAATTTGACTTAGTGCGTCGTTTACCTACAGATAAAGCAGCAGCATATCAAGGAAATCCCATACTTTTGCCTCCGTCAGAGCAGTCAGATGAAGAAGAATGA
- a CDS encoding tetratricopeptide repeat protein, translated as MNQERKQAYLNLLHQLLTCPKGKEIKIINSNLELVDAELLQVMAQSADYLTAKGQQNAADFLLRIRSKLLKGLEISETLTSAKASSEEYQQFLDEVLLATNNSKGDHEVIYQLLEANLDKLDHNFIPILETWARAKLSEAEPETAKEIANTIWEFSTLISDFPLGNQANNREIAIAGYQTMLRVFTNQSNPEIWAAIQNNLGNAYSDRIRGNRADNLEIAIDAYQIALEVYTKSDFPEDWASTQNNLGIAYCERIRGDRADNLELAIEAFQLALEVRTKSDFPIDWAMTHYNLGNAYCERIRGNRGDNLEEAIELYQLALEVRTKPDFPEDWASTHNNLGIAYSDRIRGDRADNLEKAIAQYQLALEVYTKPDFPEEWARTLYNLGNAYSNRIVGDTTENLENAIACYEHASEIFTREDFPEDWENLQGHIARLLIQLRNAIN; from the coding sequence ATGAACCAAGAAAGAAAACAAGCATACCTCAACTTGCTCCACCAACTCCTAACTTGCCCCAAGGGTAAAGAAATCAAAATTATTAATAGCAACCTTGAGTTAGTGGATGCCGAATTATTGCAGGTAATGGCACAATCAGCCGACTATCTGACAGCAAAGGGTCAGCAAAATGCTGCTGACTTTTTACTACGTATCAGGAGTAAGCTTTTAAAGGGTCTGGAAATTTCAGAAACCCTTACTTCAGCTAAGGCTTCATCGGAAGAGTATCAGCAATTTTTAGACGAGGTATTGCTAGCAACTAACAACAGCAAAGGCGACCACGAAGTAATCTACCAACTGCTGGAAGCAAACCTAGACAAACTCGATCATAATTTTATCCCTATCCTGGAAACCTGGGCAAGAGCTAAACTCTCAGAAGCCGAGCCAGAAACAGCAAAAGAAATCGCTAATACTATCTGGGAATTCAGCACCCTGATCAGCGATTTTCCACTGGGTAATCAAGCCAATAACAGGGAAATCGCTATTGCTGGTTACCAAACGATGCTAAGAGTTTTTACTAATCAGAGTAACCCGGAAATTTGGGCAGCTATTCAAAACAACTTGGGCAATGCCTACAGTGATAGAATCCGTGGCAATCGGGCTGATAATCTCGAAATTGCCATAGATGCATACCAAATAGCCTTGGAGGTTTATACAAAATCAGACTTCCCGGAAGATTGGGCAAGTACTCAAAACAACCTGGGCATAGCTTACTGTGAAAGAATCCGTGGAGACCGGGCTGATAATCTCGAACTTGCTATTGAAGCATTCCAACTAGCATTAGAAGTTCGCACCAAATCAGACTTCCCCATTGATTGGGCAATGACTCACTATAACCTGGGCAATGCCTACTGTGAAAGAATCCGTGGAAACCGGGGTGATAATCTCGAAGAAGCCATAGAACTATACCAACTAGCATTAGAAGTTCGCACCAAACCAGATTTCCCGGAAGATTGGGCAAGTACTCACAACAACCTGGGCATAGCCTATAGTGACAGAATCCGTGGAGACCGGGCTGATAATCTCGAAAAAGCAATTGCCCAATACCAACTAGCTTTGGAGGTTTATACCAAACCAGACTTCCCCGAAGAGTGGGCAAGAACCCTATATAACCTGGGTAATGCTTACAGCAACAGAATAGTAGGAGATACTACAGAGAATCTGGAAAATGCGATCGCATGCTATGAACATGCCTCAGAAATCTTTACCCGTGAGGACTTTCCCGAAGATTGGGAAAACCTTCAAGGTCATATTGCTAGACTACTGATTCAGCTAAGAAATGCTATAAATTAA
- a CDS encoding TaqI-like C-terminal specificity domain-containing protein has protein sequence MEQQLSLPLFDFSSAVGSFAAKSSQERGAIFTRREVVEFILDLTGYTVDRPLPDYRILEPSIGDGDFLVPIVERLLTAYGAHDSNQVRLVDSLHNSIRAVEINPQSFENTRIKLLRLLQHHGINQDDAYELLTAWLIEGDFLLVDLPGSFTHAVGNPPYVRQELIPDILLAEYRARYNTIYDRADLYVPFIERALSSLEPGGVLGFICANQWLKNKYGKLLRAMVSDHYHLAYYIDMVDTQAFRTEVSAYPAITVIKCQKSEVVRVAHRPLVEYNTLKKLAQNFSADSIAPESGIIELTGVTNGSKPWILDSVEELMVVRRLEEDFPSLEEVGCKVGIGVATGADKVYIRPFEKLDVEPDRKLPLVKTKDIKTGIIKWGGLGVVNPFHDNGSLVELQNYPKLASYLTQHYETILKRNCAKKNPKNWYRTIDRIYPSLTVSPKLLIPDIKSKAHIVYEDGKLYPHHNLYFITSQEWDLKALQTVLKSGIAKLFVSIYSTQLRGGYLRFQAQYLRRIRLPQWQSVSENVRRMLIEAANTGDFNLGNYAVSEIYGLTPQERAVIRDNQI, from the coding sequence ATGGAACAGCAACTAAGCTTGCCATTATTTGATTTTTCCTCTGCTGTCGGAAGCTTTGCAGCAAAGAGTAGTCAGGAACGAGGAGCAATTTTTACCCGACGTGAGGTTGTAGAGTTTATTCTTGACCTGACAGGTTATACCGTAGATCGCCCTTTGCCAGACTATCGGATACTTGAACCCTCGATTGGTGATGGTGACTTTCTTGTTCCGATTGTAGAGCGACTGTTAACTGCTTATGGTGCCCATGATTCTAATCAAGTCAGACTAGTTGATAGTCTCCACAATTCTATTCGTGCAGTTGAGATCAATCCTCAAAGCTTTGAAAATACCAGAATTAAACTTTTAAGGTTGCTCCAGCACCATGGAATTAATCAAGATGACGCCTATGAATTGCTAACAGCCTGGCTGATTGAAGGGGACTTCCTACTTGTAGATTTACCAGGCTCATTTACTCATGCAGTTGGCAATCCGCCTTATGTTCGGCAAGAGCTGATTCCAGATATTTTATTGGCCGAGTATCGAGCCAGATATAACACTATATATGATCGAGCCGATCTATATGTCCCTTTTATTGAACGTGCCCTAAGTAGTCTGGAACCTGGAGGGGTTTTAGGTTTTATTTGTGCCAATCAATGGCTAAAGAATAAATACGGTAAGCTACTACGAGCAATGGTTTCTGATCATTATCATCTTGCTTACTATATTGATATGGTGGATACTCAGGCGTTTCGCACTGAAGTTAGTGCTTATCCTGCCATTACAGTCATCAAGTGCCAAAAGTCCGAAGTTGTTCGAGTTGCTCATCGACCATTAGTTGAATACAACACACTTAAGAAACTAGCACAAAATTTTTCGGCTGACTCTATTGCTCCGGAAAGTGGTATCATCGAGCTTACGGGTGTCACAAATGGTTCAAAACCATGGATTCTAGATTCTGTTGAAGAACTTATGGTGGTTCGTCGCCTAGAAGAAGACTTTCCTAGTTTAGAAGAGGTTGGTTGTAAGGTAGGCATTGGTGTAGCGACCGGAGCAGATAAAGTTTACATTAGACCCTTTGAAAAACTGGACGTTGAACCCGATAGAAAATTGCCTTTAGTCAAGACAAAAGATATTAAAACTGGTATTATAAAGTGGGGTGGCCTTGGTGTTGTAAACCCATTTCACGACAATGGTTCTTTAGTTGAACTTCAAAATTATCCCAAGCTAGCAAGTTACCTTACCCAACATTACGAGACAATTTTAAAACGGAACTGTGCCAAGAAAAATCCCAAGAATTGGTACAGAACAATTGATAGAATTTATCCCAGCCTGACCGTTTCTCCTAAACTGCTAATTCCTGATATTAAATCTAAGGCACATATCGTCTATGAAGATGGAAAATTATACCCCCATCATAACCTTTATTTCATTACTTCACAAGAGTGGGATTTAAAAGCCCTTCAAACAGTTCTCAAATCAGGTATAGCTAAACTATTTGTATCTATTTATTCAACTCAGCTCAGGGGAGGGTATCTTCGCTTTCAAGCACAATACTTACGGCGAATCAGACTTCCTCAGTGGCAAAGTGTTTCAGAGAATGTTCGAAGAATGCTAATAGAAGCAGCAAACACAGGAGATTTTAACCTTGGAAACTATGCAGTGTCTGAAATTTATGGATTGACACCACAGGAGCGAGCTGTGATTAGAGATAACCAGATCTAA
- a CDS encoding PaeR7I family type II restriction endonuclease, which produces MSIDLGNYEVKARKAIQLFWGNREAARQKQIESGNPDQGERAGVTTGKNMDAFLTIMADIVTLNGLGSANICLKKRVLTLPGYFRPTKLWDLLIINHGRLIAAIELKSQVGPSFGNNFNNRTEEAIGTAVDLWTAYREGAFGENPPPFVGWLILLEDCDESRSPVRDSAPHFTVFQEFNGASYADRYNILCRKLIHEQLYTTATLLISPRSAISTGDYSHLSEMTNLKTFIKI; this is translated from the coding sequence ATGAGTATCGATCTAGGTAACTATGAAGTTAAAGCCAGAAAAGCTATCCAGCTATTTTGGGGAAATCGAGAAGCAGCTCGCCAAAAACAAATTGAGAGTGGTAACCCCGATCAGGGAGAACGGGCTGGTGTCACTACTGGAAAGAATATGGATGCTTTCTTAACCATCATGGCAGATATTGTCACTTTGAATGGTCTTGGATCAGCCAATATTTGCTTAAAAAAACGGGTGCTTACATTACCAGGGTACTTTCGTCCTACAAAATTATGGGATTTGCTAATCATAAATCACGGACGACTGATTGCAGCCATTGAACTCAAGAGCCAGGTCGGACCTTCTTTTGGCAACAATTTTAATAATCGAACAGAAGAAGCTATCGGTACGGCTGTTGATTTATGGACTGCCTATCGTGAAGGAGCCTTTGGAGAAAATCCTCCACCATTTGTCGGTTGGCTGATACTACTTGAAGACTGTGATGAATCTCGCTCTCCCGTTCGTGATAGTGCCCCACATTTTACCGTTTTTCAGGAGTTCAATGGAGCTTCTTATGCAGACCGTTATAACATCCTTTGTCGAAAGCTGATTCACGAGCAACTCTATACCACAGCCACATTGCTAATTTCTCCACGTTCAGCTATCAGTACAGGTGACTATAGTCACCTGTCCGAGATGACAAACCTCAAAACTTTCATAAAAATCTAG
- the tnpA gene encoding IS200/IS605 family transposase, with translation MKTSFEYRHYNHAVGLCTVHLVWIPKRRKKVLVGNIRDRIYEIFAEIALEKDWNIKALEVAPDHIHLFVEIHPTDAIYQVVRAFKGRSANYLRKEFPDLKKLPSLWTNSYFFSTAGKVSTETIQKYISDPHHG, from the coding sequence ATAAAAACCAGTTTTGAGTATAGGCACTACAATCATGCAGTGGGACTCTGTACTGTTCACTTGGTATGGATTCCAAAGCGCAGGAAAAAGGTGTTAGTAGGAAATATCCGAGATAGAATTTACGAGATATTTGCTGAAATAGCTTTAGAGAAAGACTGGAACATCAAGGCTCTTGAAGTTGCACCAGATCATATCCACCTATTTGTCGAAATCCACCCGACAGATGCAATATATCAAGTTGTCAGAGCTTTTAAAGGCAGAAGTGCCAACTATCTAAGAAAGGAGTTTCCCGATCTAAAGAAACTCCCATCTTTGTGGACAAATAGTTATTTTTTCTCTACAGCAGGTAAAGTGAGTACTGAAACCATCCAAAAATATATTAGCGATCCTCATCACGGTTAG
- a CDS encoding transposase encodes MAKTKKQMGVQQILLHPDKETEAILTYLCEQSGKLYNMGVYFARQMLFKTGKILTGKFDLVYEKSIGKSIIAKSLPSTPAQQTLLSVAESFKSYKKLRKCWFEGQITDKPRPPKYLKGSKLFKVAYPNSGGQRPRIKEGQLHFSLGLTVRRWFGVKSFSLPFPTNLEGRKIKEWTILPKNGALYLEVSYEIPEQKPQEQVGNEALSIDLGTSSNLAACVDTLGNSFLIDSRAMKSFNQYWNKQVATRKEGKPQGYWDKWLDRVTRKRNHRIRDGINKAARLIINHCLKHKINTLVLGWNEGFKQNSNMGRLNNQEFVQIPLGKLKDRLSQLCDLHGIRLEITEEAYTSKASYLDGDSLPKFGQKPTGWKASGRRVKRGQYLSANRSIVNADLNGSANIMRKVARKLGLDLSRLGRRSLTTVARIRLWELPQFNLSAESPRLMTGECQYYICWAYCC; translated from the coding sequence ATGGCTAAAACCAAGAAGCAGATGGGAGTGCAGCAAATCCTGTTACACCCAGACAAAGAGACTGAAGCTATCTTGACTTATCTGTGCGAACAGTCAGGTAAACTCTACAACATGGGGGTTTATTTTGCTCGTCAAATGCTTTTCAAGACAGGAAAAATATTGACCGGTAAATTTGACCTTGTTTACGAGAAAAGTATAGGAAAGTCAATAATAGCAAAATCACTCCCGTCTACTCCAGCTCAACAAACCTTACTAAGTGTAGCTGAGTCGTTTAAGTCTTACAAAAAACTGAGAAAATGCTGGTTTGAAGGACAAATAACGGACAAGCCTAGACCTCCAAAATATTTAAAAGGGTCGAAGTTGTTTAAGGTGGCCTATCCTAACTCAGGAGGACAAAGACCAAGAATCAAAGAAGGTCAGTTACATTTCTCTTTGGGATTGACCGTGAGGCGTTGGTTTGGAGTTAAGAGTTTCTCCCTTCCCTTTCCTACCAATCTAGAAGGGAGGAAAATCAAAGAGTGGACTATACTACCAAAGAACGGAGCCTTATACTTGGAAGTGTCGTACGAAATTCCGGAACAAAAGCCTCAGGAACAAGTAGGGAATGAAGCTCTGAGTATAGACCTTGGGACTTCTAGTAATCTAGCTGCCTGTGTTGATACATTAGGTAATTCTTTCTTGATTGACTCTCGCGCAATGAAGTCGTTTAATCAGTATTGGAACAAGCAGGTTGCGACAAGAAAAGAAGGCAAACCGCAAGGGTACTGGGATAAATGGCTTGACCGAGTTACTCGGAAGCGTAATCACAGGATAAGAGACGGAATAAATAAAGCTGCTCGGCTGATAATAAATCACTGCTTAAAACACAAAATCAATACTCTTGTTTTAGGTTGGAATGAGGGCTTTAAACAGAATTCCAATATGGGAAGGTTAAACAATCAAGAATTTGTCCAAATTCCCTTAGGTAAACTCAAAGACAGACTTTCTCAGTTATGCGATCTACATGGCATTCGATTAGAAATAACAGAAGAAGCCTATACCAGTAAAGCTAGCTATCTTGACGGTGACTCCCTGCCTAAGTTCGGCCAAAAACCGACTGGGTGGAAAGCGTCAGGAAGACGAGTTAAGCGTGGACAATACCTATCTGCGAATAGATCAATTGTTAATGCCGATTTAAATGGCAGCGCAAATATTATGCGCAAAGTAGCCAGAAAGCTAGGACTTGATCTTAGCCGACTGGGTAGACGGTCTTTGACTACCGTAGCGAGGATTAGGCTGTGGGAGCTACCTCAGTTTAACCTGTCCGCAGAATCCCCGCGTCTAATGACCGGGGAGTGTCAATACTACATTTGCTGGGCATATTGCTGCTGA